The following coding sequences lie in one Cygnus olor isolate bCygOlo1 chromosome 8, bCygOlo1.pri.v2, whole genome shotgun sequence genomic window:
- the INSL5 gene encoding insulin-like peptide INSL5: MRSTLLALAALALLAAAHQAHGEGNAVKLCGRDFVRAIVFTCGGSRWKRDLADYQYLFESENPLPFSEESNGYADPLTYTDRRLGTDSEEILNIKPETKRDLQRTRKMSMLRKREVAKLLTTSCCSVGCSERDISSLC, translated from the exons ATGAGGAGCACGCTGCTGGCCCTCGCCGCGCTcgccctcctggctgcagcacaccAAGCCCACGGGGAGGGAAACGCCGTGAAGCTCTGCGGGAGAGACTTTGTCAGAGCCATCGTTTTCACCTGCGGTGGCTCTCGGTGGAAAAGGGACTTGGCCGATTACCAATACCTGTTCG AGAGTGAAAATCCCCTGCCCTTCTCTGAGGAGAGCAACGGTTATGCAGATCCCTTGACATACACGGACAGGAGGCTGGGGACTGACAGCGAGGAAATCCTTAACATCAAGCCCGAGACAAAGCGAGACTTACAGCGCACCAGGAAAATGTCGATGCTGAGAAAGCGCGAAGTAGCCAAGTTGCTCACCACATCCTGCTGCAGCGTCGGCTGCAGCGAGAGAGATATAAGCTCGCTGTGCTAA
- the SGIP1 gene encoding SH3-containing GRB2-like protein 3-interacting protein 1 isoform X13 — MMEGLKKRTRKAFGIRKKEKDTDSTGSPDRDGIKKSNGAPNGFYAEIDWDRYNSPELDEEGYSIRPEEPGSTRGKHFYSSSESEEEEEAHKKFNIKIKPLQAKDILKSAATVDELKASVGNIALSPSPVRKSPRRSPGTIKRNLSSEEIARPRRSTPTPDPSSRKPPEDPAALAPLFGPPLESAFEEQKLDAPLDQPEIWGSIQPPSSADSLKLPRPFPTGTPPPLPPKNVPATPPRTGSPLTVAPGSSSPARPGTPLAACGTPPPPPPRPPSRPKLPPGKPAVTDLSRPFSPPIHSSSPPPIAPLARAESTSSISSTNSLSAATTPTVENEQPSLVWFDRGKFYLTFEGSSRGPSPLTMGAQDTLPVAAAFTETVNAYFKGADPSKCIVKITGEMVLSFPAGITRHFANNPAPAVLTFRVLNYNRLEHVLPNPQLLCCDSAQSDASTKEFWVNMPNLMTHLKKVSEQKPQATYYNVDMLKYQVSAQGIQSTPLNLAVSWRCEPASTDLRIDYKYNTEAMTTPVALNNVQFLVPVDGGVTKLQAVLPPAVWNAEQQRILWKIPDISQKSENGGVGSLLARFQLSEGPSAPAPLAVQFTSEGSTLSSCDIELVGAGYRFSLIKKRFAAGKYLADN, encoded by the exons aagaaaagtaatgGAGCCCCCAATGGATTTTACGCGGAGATCGACTGGGACAGATAC AACTCCCCGGAGCTCGACGAGGAGGGGTACAGCATCCGGCCCGAGGAGCCAGGCT CCACCAGAGGAAAGCACTTCTACTCCTCCAGCGAGtccgaggaggaggaggaggcccaCAAGAAGTTCAACATCAAGATCAAGCCGCTGCAGGCTAAAGACATCCTGAAGAGTGCGGCGACGGTGGACGAGCTGAAGGCGTCCGTAGGCAACATCGCACTTTCTCCATCCCCTGTG AGGAAAAGCCCG CGGCGCAGCCCG GGGACGATTAAGAGGAATTTATCCA GTGAGGAGATCGCACGGCCCCGGCGCTCCACGCCCACGCCGGACCCCAGCAG CAGGAAGCCCCCCGAGGACCCCGCTGCGCTGGCACCGCTCTTTGGGCCCCCGCTGGAGTCGGCGTTTGAGGAGCAGAAGCTGGACG ctcCTCTGGACCAGCCCGAGATCTGGGGCTCCATCCAGCCCCCCAGCAGCGCCGACTCCCTGAAGCTGCCAAGACCTTTTCCAACTGGAA CGCCGCCACCGCTGCCGCCCAAGAACGTCCCGGCCACGCCGCCCCGCACCGGCTCGCCCCTGACGGTGGCCCCAG GTTCCTCGTCCCCGGCTCGCCCCGGCACGCCGCTGGCCGCCTGCGGCACCCCGCCGCCCCCACCGCCGCGGCCCCCCTCCCGGCCCAAGCTGCCCCCCGGCAAGCCTGCTGTCACCGACCTG TCCAGGCCTTTTAGCCCTCCTATTCACTCATCCAGTCCTCCTCCGATAGCACCTTTAGCCCGTGCTGAAAGTACTTCTTCCATATCTTCCACCAATTCCCTGAGTGCAGCCACCACTCCCACagttg AGAATGAACAGCCTTCCCTCGTTTGGTTTGACAGAGGAAAGTTTTATTTGACTTTCGAAG GCTCCTCGCGGGGCCCCAGCCCGCTCACCATGGGGGCGCAGGACACCCTGCCCGTCGCCGCCGCCTTCACCGAAACCGTCAACGCGTATTTCAAAGGGGCCGACCCCAGCAA GTGCATCGTGAAGATCACGGGGGAGATGGTGCTGTCGTTTCCGGCGGGCATCACCCGGCACTTTGCCAACAACCCCGCTCCGGCGGTGCTCACCTTCCGCGTGCTGAACTACAACCGGCTGGAGCACGTCCTGCCaaacccccagctcctctgctg TGACAGTGCACAGAGCGACGCCAGCACGAAGGAGTTCTGGGTCAACATGCCAAACCTGATGACGCACCTAAAGAAGGTATCGGAACAGAAACCGCAAGCCACCTATTACAATGTGGACATGCTCAAGTACCAG GTATCTGCCCAGGGTATTCAGTCTACTCCATTAAACCTTGCAGTGAGCTGGCGGTGTGAACCTGCAAGCACTGACCTCCGCATTGACTACAAATACAATACAGAGGCAATGACCACACCGGTAGCTCTAAACAACGTCCAGTTCCTCGTCCCCGTCGACGGAGGAGTAACCAAGCTGCAAGCCGTGCTTCCGCCCGCTGTCTG GAACGCTGAACAGCAGAGGATATTGTGGAAGATCCCCGATATCTCTCAGAAGTCAGAAAATGGAG GCGTGGGCTCTCTGCTGGCCCGCTTCCAGCTGTCGGAGGGGCCAAgcgccccagccccgctggccGTGCAGTTCACCAGCGAGGGCAGCACGCTCTCCAGCTGCGACATCGAGCTCGTCGGCGCCGGCTACCGCTTCTCCCTCATCAAGAAGAGGTTCGCGGCAG GTAAATACTTGGCCGATAACTGA
- the SGIP1 gene encoding SH3-containing GRB2-like protein 3-interacting protein 1 isoform X12, producing MMEGLKKRTRKAFGIRKKEKDTDSTGSPDRDGIPLSPHPTEPPCHSKPDSVREGGKKNSKKSNGAPNGFYAEIDWDRYNSPELDEEGYSIRPEEPGSTRGKHFYSSSESEEEEEAHKKFNIKIKPLQAKDILKSAATVDELKASVGNIALSPSPVRKSPRRSPGTIKRNLSSEEIARPRRSTPTPDPSSRKPPEDPAALAPLFGPPLESAFEEQKLDAPLDQPEIWGSIQPPSSADSLKLPRPFPTGTPPPLPPKNVPATPPRTGSPLTVAPGSSSPARPGTPLAACGTPPPPPPRPPSRPKLPPGKPAVTDLSRPFSPPIHSSSPPPIAPLARAESTSSISSTNSLSAATTPTVENEQPSLVWFDRGKFYLTFEGSSRGPSPLTMGAQDTLPVAAAFTETVNAYFKGADPSKCIVKITGEMVLSFPAGITRHFANNPAPAVLTFRVLNYNRLEHVLPNPQLLCCDSAQSDASTKEFWVNMPNLMTHLKKVSEQKPQATYYNVDMLKYQVSAQGIQSTPLNLAVSWRCEPASTDLRIDYKYNTEAMTTPVALNNVQFLVPVDGGVTKLQAVLPPAVWNAEQQRILWKIPDISQKSENGGVGSLLARFQLSEGPSAPAPLAVQFTSEGSTLSSCDIELVGAGYRFSLIKKRFAAGKYLADN from the exons CCTCTCAGCCCTCATCCCACTGAGCCACCTTGCCATAGCAAACCCGACAGCGTGcgggaaggaggaaaaaaaaattcg aagaaaagtaatgGAGCCCCCAATGGATTTTACGCGGAGATCGACTGGGACAGATAC AACTCCCCGGAGCTCGACGAGGAGGGGTACAGCATCCGGCCCGAGGAGCCAGGCT CCACCAGAGGAAAGCACTTCTACTCCTCCAGCGAGtccgaggaggaggaggaggcccaCAAGAAGTTCAACATCAAGATCAAGCCGCTGCAGGCTAAAGACATCCTGAAGAGTGCGGCGACGGTGGACGAGCTGAAGGCGTCCGTAGGCAACATCGCACTTTCTCCATCCCCTGTG AGGAAAAGCCCG CGGCGCAGCCCG GGGACGATTAAGAGGAATTTATCCA GTGAGGAGATCGCACGGCCCCGGCGCTCCACGCCCACGCCGGACCCCAGCAG CAGGAAGCCCCCCGAGGACCCCGCTGCGCTGGCACCGCTCTTTGGGCCCCCGCTGGAGTCGGCGTTTGAGGAGCAGAAGCTGGACG ctcCTCTGGACCAGCCCGAGATCTGGGGCTCCATCCAGCCCCCCAGCAGCGCCGACTCCCTGAAGCTGCCAAGACCTTTTCCAACTGGAA CGCCGCCACCGCTGCCGCCCAAGAACGTCCCGGCCACGCCGCCCCGCACCGGCTCGCCCCTGACGGTGGCCCCAG GTTCCTCGTCCCCGGCTCGCCCCGGCACGCCGCTGGCCGCCTGCGGCACCCCGCCGCCCCCACCGCCGCGGCCCCCCTCCCGGCCCAAGCTGCCCCCCGGCAAGCCTGCTGTCACCGACCTG TCCAGGCCTTTTAGCCCTCCTATTCACTCATCCAGTCCTCCTCCGATAGCACCTTTAGCCCGTGCTGAAAGTACTTCTTCCATATCTTCCACCAATTCCCTGAGTGCAGCCACCACTCCCACagttg AGAATGAACAGCCTTCCCTCGTTTGGTTTGACAGAGGAAAGTTTTATTTGACTTTCGAAG GCTCCTCGCGGGGCCCCAGCCCGCTCACCATGGGGGCGCAGGACACCCTGCCCGTCGCCGCCGCCTTCACCGAAACCGTCAACGCGTATTTCAAAGGGGCCGACCCCAGCAA GTGCATCGTGAAGATCACGGGGGAGATGGTGCTGTCGTTTCCGGCGGGCATCACCCGGCACTTTGCCAACAACCCCGCTCCGGCGGTGCTCACCTTCCGCGTGCTGAACTACAACCGGCTGGAGCACGTCCTGCCaaacccccagctcctctgctg TGACAGTGCACAGAGCGACGCCAGCACGAAGGAGTTCTGGGTCAACATGCCAAACCTGATGACGCACCTAAAGAAGGTATCGGAACAGAAACCGCAAGCCACCTATTACAATGTGGACATGCTCAAGTACCAG GTATCTGCCCAGGGTATTCAGTCTACTCCATTAAACCTTGCAGTGAGCTGGCGGTGTGAACCTGCAAGCACTGACCTCCGCATTGACTACAAATACAATACAGAGGCAATGACCACACCGGTAGCTCTAAACAACGTCCAGTTCCTCGTCCCCGTCGACGGAGGAGTAACCAAGCTGCAAGCCGTGCTTCCGCCCGCTGTCTG GAACGCTGAACAGCAGAGGATATTGTGGAAGATCCCCGATATCTCTCAGAAGTCAGAAAATGGAG GCGTGGGCTCTCTGCTGGCCCGCTTCCAGCTGTCGGAGGGGCCAAgcgccccagccccgctggccGTGCAGTTCACCAGCGAGGGCAGCACGCTCTCCAGCTGCGACATCGAGCTCGTCGGCGCCGGCTACCGCTTCTCCCTCATCAAGAAGAGGTTCGCGGCAG GTAAATACTTGGCCGATAACTGA
- the DYNLT5 gene encoding dynein light chain Tctex-type 5, translating to MRRGPGGSGTEPRCPPASSRRPSTASRPGEAQRAGEERGGGAGGCPLAGPAKRFPVGAVDAILQDVLRGYLQEQPYEPGVCREMAKTIAEVIKARVKDLLVPRYKIVVVTHIGQLNEQSMQIGSRCLWDPATDTFSSYVFKNTSLFALANVYAIYFE from the exons ATGCGTCGCGGCCCGGGCGGTTCGGGCACGgagccccggtgccccccggccTCATCCCGCCGGCCCAGCACCGCCTCCCGGCCGGGCGAGGCGCAGCGGGCCGGggaggagcggggcggcggcgccggcgGCTGCCCCCTCGCGG GTCCCGCCAAGCGCTTTCCGGTGGGCGCGgtggatgccatcctgcaggACGTGCTGCGGGGAtacctgcaggagcagccctaCGAGCCAGGCGTGTGCAGGGAGATGGCGAAGACCATCGCCGAG GTTATCAAAGCTCGGGTAAAAGACCTTCTGGTGCCCAGGTACAAGATCGTTGTGGTTACACATATTGGGCAGCTGAATGAGCAGAGCATGCAGATCGGAAGCAGGTGCCTGTGGGATCCTGCGACTGATACATTTTCATCGTATGTGTTCAAAAACACTTCACTGTTTGCTCTTGCAAATGTCTATGCTATCTATTTTGAATAA